One Loxodonta africana isolate mLoxAfr1 chromosome 15, mLoxAfr1.hap2, whole genome shotgun sequence genomic window carries:
- the ZC3H6 gene encoding zinc finger CCCH domain-containing protein 6: protein MTDSEHAGHDREDGELEDGEIDDAGFEETQEQEAKEDEKQKSEKGYKKSRKKHKKEREKKKSKRRKHEKHKHNSPSSDDSSDVSLASDVERTEISRKKGTGFYRDYDIPFPQSGHISGSYMTSQKGQHNKKYKNKDYDEYSTYSDDNFGNYNQETEEDFVKQLKQYRQAKEISSTALGSSFSKETGKKQRMKGFQQGIEQRVKSYAVGCGRGLQKKIKRKDRGGRSNKGPNVFSGVDDFQENSKPGKKWKVMTQEFINQHTVEHKGKQICKYFLEGRCIKGDQCKFDHDAELEKRKEVCKFYLQGYCTKGENCIYMHNEFPCKFYHTGAKCYQGDNCKFSHDDLTKETKKLLDKVLNTDEEPTNEDERELEELRKRGITPLPKPPPGVGLLPTPPEHFSFSEPEDDFPTDLSDDFKKIPSLFEIVVKPTVDLAHKIGKKTPAFYNSASPPGPQFQGSSPHPQHAYSPGSSPGPHMSQGHNSPVMHPGSPGHHPCAGPPGLPMSQSPPLPPGPPGVVGPHSQAGILVQAGPPLIPPSMSGAYHSPGFQGHTMNVPRENHSSPGSSHQQSPAEMQFDTNYESLQNPAEFYDSYYSHHAVHSFQLPSNSGDELWQGEFAHHQPPVVQDSQDHRSECDGSSLTVHSPLTAPGLLPAVQRALFVRLTQKYQEDEEPSSTEPHRVPSKEEDDTVNWYSSSEEEEGSSVKSILKTLQKQTETLRNQQQPPAELSIPTDPRLAKEKNKVHQVVDPRLRTIPGQGIRKPIDSAPLDLRLVWDPRKFRGNGSGRVGSSVGEAKCDLRHANASTNVKHTRGDDDEKAGRELREKAFLIPLDLSPGIILQDPRSQLRQFSHIKMDIILTKPNFAKHIVWAPEDLLPVPLPKPDPVSSINLPLPPLIADQRLSRLREAKSDLHQNTVPVDLKLAAKAKNNTTNREGYLEQLGDLQSSRSKLGDPRRQKSFDPRLHRLPNPELHQVVTKDSHTSKGTPRLARSNPGSAQPSGAVTSSSGPGALPPYAPKLSSSTGLPLGTPSSVLSGISLYGPREHGSLSTSELATVSLGENAENQKKSGGLKSSGKNEPSPAEPILPQKTTPNMEVTVDGPAEPQADLLRSSGKIQAPAVHSLPIPALTGLIRPQYNDPRQARQPGQVSPAPDNDPNKEADDKSLKEVFKTFDPTASPFC, encoded by the exons CATAATTCTCCATCTAGTGATGATAGTTCAGACGTCAGCCTTGCTTCAGATGTTGAACGTACGGAAATTTCCCGTAAAAAAGGAACTGGTTTCTACAGGGATTATGACATTCCATTTCCTCAG AGTGGACATATATCAGGAAGCTACATGACATCACAGAAAGgtcaacataataaaaaatataaaaataaagactaTGATGAATACAGTACCTACAGTGATGACAACTTCGGTAACTACAATCAGGAAACAGAGGAAGATTTTGTTAAGCAACTGAAACAATACAGACAAGCTAAAGAAATCTCAAGTACTGCTTTAGGATCATCATTTtctaaagaaacaggaaaaaaacagaGAATGAAAGGATTCCAGCAAG gGATCGAACAGAGGGTTAAAAGTTATGCCGTTGGTTGTGGACGTGGTTTGCAGAAGAAAATCAAACGCAAAGACCGTGGGGGAAGATCTAATAAAGGCCCTAATGTTTTTTCAGGAGTGGATGACTTTCAAGAG AATAGTAAACCAGGGAAAAAATGGAAGGTTATGACACAGGAATTTATTAATCAGCATACAGTGGAACACAAAGGAAAACAAATCTGCAAAtactttctggaggggagatgtatTAAG GGAGATCAATGTAAATTTGATCATGATGCCGAGTTGGAGAAGAGAAAAGAGGTCTGCAAATTTTATTTACAAGGATATTGTACCAAAGGAGAAAACTGCATTTATATGCATAAT GAATTTCCATGCAAGTTCTATCATACTGGAGCAAAATGTTACCAAGGAGACAACTGTAAATTTTCTCATGATGATCTGActaaagaaacaaagaaacttTTGGACAAA GTGTTGAATACTGATGAAGAACCCACAAATGAAGATGAAAGAGAATTAGAAGAACTGAGAAAACGTGGCATAACTCCTCTGCCCAAACCACCTCCAGGAGTTGGGCTTCTGCCAACCCCACCagagcatttttctttttctgaacctGAAGATGATTTTCCGACAGACCTTTCTGATGATTTCAAGAAAATCCCATCTCTTTTTGAAATAGTTGTAAAACCTACTGTGGATTTGGCACACAAGATTGGGAAGAA AACACCAGCATTTTATAACAGCGCCTCACCACCAGGACCACAATTTCAGGGAAGCAGCCCACACCCTCAGCATGCCTATAGTCCTGGGTCAAGTCCTGGGCCTCATATGTCTCAGGGACACAATAGTCCTGTGATGCACCCAGGCTCCCCTGGACATCACCCATGTGCAGGACCTCCTGGTCTACCAATGTCACAGAGCCCACCTTTgccacctggcccacctggcgtTGTAGGCCCTCACAGTCAAGCTGGAATACTTGTTCAAGCAGGTCCACCTCTGATACCACCTAGTATGAGTGGTGCTTACCATTCTCCAGGCTTTCAAGGACACACGATGAATGTACCTCGAGAAAACCACTCTTCTCCAGGTTCATCACACCAGCAAAGTCCTGCTGAAATGCAATTCGACACCAATTATGAGTCCTTGCAAAACCCAGCTGAGTTCTATGATAGTTACTACTCACATCATGCCGTCCATAGTTTTCAGCTTCCCAGTAACTCTGGTG ATGAGCTCTGGCAGGGTGAATTTGCCCACCATCAGCCTCCCGTTGTTCAGGACTCGCAGGACCACAGGAGCGAGTGTGACGGCAGCAGCCTGACAGTCCACAGCCCTCTgactgcaccagggctcctccctgcaGTGCAGAGGGCACTTTTTGTGAGACTTACTCAGAAATACCAAGAAGATGAAGAACCAAGCAGCACTGAGCCTCACAGGGTACCAAGCAAGGAAGAAG ATGATACTGTTAACTGGTATTCCAGCAGTGAAGAGGAGGAAGGAAGTAGTGTCAAGTCAATACTGAAAACATTAcagaaacaaacagaaactttAAGGAATCAGCAACAACCCCCAGCAGAACTCAGCATTCCGACTGATCCAAGACTTGctaaggagaaaaacaaagtacACCAAGTGGTTGACCCTAGACTCAGGACTATCCCAGGTCAAGGCATTAGAAAACCTATTGACTCTGCCCCACTGGATCTCAGACTTGTGTGGGATCCCAGGAAATTTAGAGGGAATGGAAGTGGCCGTGTAGGCTCTTCTGTTGGTGAAGCCAAGTGTGATTTACGTCATGCGAATGCTAGCACTAATGTCAAACACACAAGAGGAGATgacgatgagaaggcaggaagagaactGAGAGAAAAAGCTTTCTTGATACCTTTGGATCTTTCACCTGGTATAATACTCCAGGATCCAAGGTCACAACTGAGACAGTTCAGTCATATtaaaatggatattatcctaacaaaaccaaactttgcaAAACACATCGTGTGGGCTCCAGAAGACTTACTTCCAGTACCTTTACCTAAACCTGACCCAGTGTCTTCAATCAACTTACCTCTACCCCCTCTTATAGCTGATCAGAGGCTCAGTAGGTTACGGGAGGCAAAAAGTGATCTTCATCAAAACACAGTGCCCGTTGACCTAAAATTAGCAGCCAAAGCCAAAAATAATACAACAAACAGAGAAGGCTACCTAGAGCAATTGGGAGACTTACAGAGTTCAAGAAGTAAATTAGGAGATCCCAGGAGGCAAAAAAGTTTTGATCCTAGACTTCACAGACTCCCCAATCCAGAGTTGCATCAGGTGGTTACAAAGGATTCACATACATCTAAGGGTACCCCTCGTTTAGCGAGATCAAACCCTGGTTCAGCACAGCCCTCAGGGGCAGTAACTAGCAGCTCTGGGCCCGGGGCTCTGCCTCCATACGCCCCTAAACTGTCATCTTCAACTGGTCTTCCGCTGGGAACTCCAAGTTCAGTTCTTAGTGGCATTAGTTTGTATGGTCCTAGGGAGCATGGTTCTTTATCTACATCTGAGCTAGCAACAGTTTCTTtaggagaaaatgcagaaaaccagaaaaaaagtGGTGGTTTAAAAAGTAGTGGCAAAAATGAGCCTTCTCCTGCAGAACCGATCCTGCCGCAGAAAACCACTCCAAATATGGAAGTCACTGTTGATGGGCCAGCTGAGCCCCAGGCAGATCTTCTCAGGAGTTCTGGTAAGATCCAGGCCCCAGCAGTGCACAGTCTTCCTATCCCGGCATTAACAGGCTTAATTAGACCCCAGTACAACGATCCCAGGCAGGCCAGGCAGCCTGGACAGGTGAGCCCAGCCCCAGATAATGACCCCAATAAAGAAGCAGATGACAAATCTCTGAAAGAGGTTTTCAAAACTTTTGATCCAACTGCTTCCCCATTTTGTTAG